In Mytilus trossulus isolate FHL-02 chromosome 6, PNRI_Mtr1.1.1.hap1, whole genome shotgun sequence, a single window of DNA contains:
- the LOC134721625 gene encoding uncharacterized protein LOC134721625, which translates to MNTDAHRSVLQTHQVQPNVRTSGIRGLRIIGGLQIIFGIVCCILGIAGAIISNTEITSRCKSFYNSNGYQVDVSTHLSCRQSNNILIMDLICMALSGWFILTGWLPLCMTGQRQSRWRCMIIAYLVCNIISAAVFSPIVVGLGIVGALDVDLETNTRLVIVLSSLLAIFSFFEFIISIVAATYCCFFSQILNGNHQSVSLMNTAQSRMVYNMPNNSIPSENQQRYHQMQLHQMHGFNGQQPETMQDYQEHVDYLQANQISTQEHYGQKSMALATSDDQ; encoded by the exons ATGAACACCGATGCTCATAGAAGTGTATTGCAAACACACCAAGTGCAACCAAATGTACGGACATCAGGGATAAGAGGACTACGGATAATAGGTGGACTACAGATTATTTTTGGTATTGTGTGCTGTATCCTTGGTATTGCTGGAGCTATTATCAGTAACACTGAAATAACTAGTCGATGCAAAAGCTTCTACAACAGCAACGGTTATCAAGTTGATGTGTCTACACATCTAAGTTGTAGACAATCAAATAATATCCTTATAATGGATCTTATTTGCATGGCATTATCAGGTTGG TTTATACTAACAGGATGGTTACCGTTATGCATGACAGGACAACGTCAATCAAGATGGAGATGCATG ATAATAGCTTATTTGGTTTGTAACATAATATCAGCAGCTGTATTTTCACCAATCGTGGTTGGCTTAGGAATTGTAGGAGCACTAGAT GTGGATTTGGAAACGAATACAAGATTAGTTATTGTACTGTCTTCCCTCCTGgctatattttctttctttgagTTCATCATATCAATTGTTGCTGCAACATACTGTTGTTTCTTTTCACAGATCTTAAATGGAAAT CATCAAAGTGTCTCACTCATGAACACGGCACAATCTAGAATGGTGTATAATATGCCAAACAATTCAATACCTTCAGAAAACCAGCAAAGATATCATCAAATGCAGTTGCACCAAATGCACGGATTTAATGGTCAACAGCCGGAAACAATGCAAGATTATCAAGAACATGTAGACTACTTACAGGCCAATCAGATATCTACACAAGAACACTATGGGCAGAAATCAATGGCATTGGCGACCTCAGATGACCAGTAA
- the LOC134723608 gene encoding uncharacterized protein LOC134723608 gives MLSAYIIEKRKRKDQNVVSVIGLEDNKNKYSDFTCCFRSNNGETIVEHVRSLEHHVFSYENSPFRRVQYTCPLPMMSKSPKWVSITTAFNKTCNKDAKYYVAVQTPSQGELAVCTTVLYGSLSANLLLEWFEVQRVLGVDKVISYTKNLNDDAMKVLEYYESLGLTDIIHVAGFPTRDKDIRLSDNTDRVWINQEVFALDCHTRMYGYKYVMGIDRDEFVVPNIRKYGFSLKRVLDELIDSSTAGFLIKPNIHITTRKPYNESSSLFIRKYLNGTIPVYDRLKYVHVPSRTHIASPSLHYFNPEDGFKRYVVSPTDVTLHHYRSCQKYFGKLFNSDSTNEEERKLNKYDTAVSTCQTIPQFKQNDIEIIGQNIETRVLKLRHELNITKLLV, from the exons ATGTTATCTGcttatatcattgaaaagagaaaaagaaaagatcAAAATGTCGTTAGCGTTATTGGTTTGGAggacaataaaaacaaatacagtgACTTTACATGTTGTTTTCGTTCAAACAATGGTGAAACAATAGTCGAACACGTTCGATCATTAGAACATCACGTGTTTTCGTATGAAAACAGCCCTTTTCGTCGAGTACAATATACGTGTCCGCTACCAATGATGTCAAAATCGCCCAAGTGGGTATCAATTACAACTGCGTTCAACAAAACTTGTAACAAAGATGCGAAATATTATGTCGCAGTACAAACACCATCACAAGGTGAATTAGCTGTATGCACTACTGTTCTGTATGGATCTCTATCTGCCAACTTGCTTTTAGAATGGTTTGAAGTTCAACGGGTCTTAGGAGTTGACAAGGTAATATCGTATACAAAAAACCTGAACGATGATGCGATGAAAGTATTGGAATATTATGAGTCATTAGGATTAACAGATATCATTCATGTTGCTGGTTTTCCTACTAGAG aTAAGGATATACGATTGAGCGATAATACTGACAGAGTATGGATAAATCAAGAAGTTTTTGCGCTTGATTGTCATACACGTATGTATGGTTACAAGTATGTAATGGGAATAGATAGAGACGAATTTGTCGTACCaaacataagaaaatatggATTCTCTCTAAAAAGAGTACTA GATGAACTCATCGATAGTTCAACTGCAGGTTTtttaataaaaccaaacattcaTATTACAACGAGGAAACCTTACAACGAATCAAGCTCATTGTTTATAAGGAAATATCTTAATGGTACTATCCCCGTATACGACAGACTCAAGTATGTACATGTGCCGAGTCGTACACACATAGCATCACCAAGCCTTCATTATTTTAATCCGGAAGATGGATTCAAAAG gtATGTAGTATCGCCAACTGATGTTACCCTTCATCATTATAGATCTTGTCAGAAATACTTCGGGAAACTGTTCAACTCTGATAGTACGAATGAAGAAgaaaggaaattaaataaatatgatacaGCAGTCAGCACATGCCAAACAATTCCACAGTTCAAACAAAACGACATTGAAATAATTGGCCAAAATATTGAAACCAGGGTATTGAAACTCAGACATGAGTTAAACATAACAAAGTTACTAGTTTGA